The Streptomyces sp. 135 sequence GCGGGCGTGGATCTCCAGGGCCTGCTCGGGGTCCCGGGAAAGCTGACGGGCGACCTCGCGGGCCAGCTCCGGCTCGACCCCGCGTGAGGCGTACAGGGCGGCGAGCTCGCGCTCCTCGTCCATGGGGTGCTTGCGCAACTCCCGGCGCTCCACGTCCAGTTCGGCCTGGACCAGCTCGCGCTGCGAGGCGACGGAGGTGTACTCGCCGGCCGCCATGGAGAACGCGCCCGCGGCGAGCCCCGCGAGGCCGGTGATGACAATGGTCTGCTGCGCGACCGAGCCGCCCGCGACCCCCGTCATCAGCGCCAGGTTGGACACGAGCCCGTCCATCGCGCCGAACACGGCCGGACGCAGCCAGCCGCCGTTGACGTCCCGGTGGGTGTGGTTGTCGCGGTGCGCCTCGTGCAGTGCCGCTTCGGTCTCGATGATCGCCATGGTATGGACCCCCTCAATGCTTGGACAATGTCGAAAGTACGCGCGAAAAAAATCTCCCGCCAGCAAGGAAGGCCGTACTTACCTGCGCAAACGTGCCTCGGCGGGGGCCTCGCGAGGCCCTTCACAGCTCGCCGGAACGGAAGCGCGAAGGGGTGATCTGAGCCCCGGCATGCTCGTGTGAGCACCCCGCGTGGCAGGGATGCACCAAGCACCGCATCCAGCGGTCCGCGCAACAGAGAGGCACGGCATGGCATCCATCGCATGCGTTCCCTCGGTCCCGACGCCCGGCGACGCCGCCGGCCTCCGCGAACGGGCGCGCGGCGCGCT is a genomic window containing:
- a CDS encoding VIT1/CCC1 transporter family protein, producing the protein MAIIETEAALHEAHRDNHTHRDVNGGWLRPAVFGAMDGLVSNLALMTGVAGGSVAQQTIVITGLAGLAAGAFSMAAGEYTSVASQRELVQAELDVERRELRKHPMDEERELAALYASRGVEPELAREVARQLSRDPEQALEIHAREELGIDPGDLPSPTVAAVSSFGAFALGALLPVLPYLLGATVLWPAVLLALVGLFACGAVVAKVTARSWWFSGLRQLALGGAAAGVTYALGSLFGTAVG